In Streptomyces sp. SID8374, one genomic interval encodes:
- a CDS encoding sugar ABC transporter substrate-binding protein has translation MRHHPRRRHGPRRLPRTAATAAALALLATGCAGAGGTSFGGGDALNVLMVNNPQMVELQKLTKEHFTKETGITVHFTVLPENDVRDKISQDYSNQAGQYDIATISNFELPFFAENGWLRPLDQYVDADPDFDQQDILPPVRESLTHKDGKLYAQPFYGESSFLMYRKDVFEKEGLTMPAKPTWKEVAELAARTDGSQRGMKGICLRGLPGWGEVIAPLTTVVNTMGGTWFTEDWQPQLTSPEFKKATKFYVDLVRKHGELGAPQSGYAECLNNMTQGKTAMWYDATAGAGSLEAKNSPVKGKIGYVPAPVEQTKSSGWLYTWAWGMQNASKKADDAWKFISWASSKEYEELVGATSGWSNVPAGKRASTYANPDYRKEAGAFADVTEQAISEADPNNPGTQPRPTAGIQFVGVPEFTDLGTKVAQEISAAIAGRQSVDAALATSQKLAEKVAEEYR, from the coding sequence ATGCGCCATCACCCCCGCCGCCGACACGGCCCACGCCGCCTGCCGCGCACGGCCGCCACCGCCGCGGCACTCGCCCTCCTCGCCACCGGCTGCGCCGGGGCCGGCGGGACCTCCTTCGGGGGAGGCGACGCCCTCAACGTGCTGATGGTGAACAACCCGCAGATGGTCGAGTTGCAGAAGCTGACCAAGGAGCACTTCACCAAGGAGACCGGCATCACCGTCCACTTCACGGTGCTGCCCGAGAACGACGTCCGCGACAAGATCAGCCAGGACTACTCCAACCAGGCCGGTCAGTACGACATCGCCACCATCTCCAACTTCGAGCTGCCGTTCTTCGCCGAGAACGGCTGGCTGCGCCCGCTGGACCAATACGTCGACGCCGACCCGGACTTCGACCAGCAGGACATCCTCCCGCCGGTGCGCGAATCGCTGACCCACAAGGACGGCAAGCTCTACGCCCAGCCCTTCTACGGCGAGTCCTCCTTCCTGATGTACCGCAAGGACGTCTTCGAGAAGGAAGGGCTCACCATGCCCGCCAAGCCGACCTGGAAGGAGGTCGCCGAACTCGCCGCCAGGACCGACGGGTCGCAGCGCGGGATGAAGGGCATCTGCCTGCGCGGCCTGCCCGGCTGGGGCGAGGTCATCGCCCCGCTCACCACCGTCGTCAACACCATGGGCGGCACCTGGTTCACCGAGGACTGGCAACCCCAGCTCACCTCACCGGAGTTCAAGAAGGCGACCAAGTTCTACGTCGACCTGGTACGCAAGCACGGAGAGCTCGGCGCCCCGCAGTCCGGCTACGCCGAGTGTCTCAACAACATGACCCAGGGCAAGACCGCCATGTGGTACGACGCCACCGCCGGCGCCGGATCGCTGGAGGCCAAGAACTCCCCGGTCAAGGGCAAGATCGGCTACGTACCGGCCCCCGTGGAGCAGACCAAGAGCTCCGGCTGGCTCTACACCTGGGCCTGGGGCATGCAGAACGCCTCCAAGAAGGCGGATGACGCCTGGAAGTTCATCTCGTGGGCCTCCAGCAAGGAGTACGAGGAGCTCGTCGGCGCCACGAGCGGCTGGTCCAACGTCCCTGCGGGCAAACGCGCTTCGACCTACGCCAACCCCGACTACCGCAAGGAAGCCGGGGCGTTCGCCGACGTCACCGAGCAGGCCATCTCCGAGGCCGACCCCAACAACCCCGGCACCCAGCCGCGCCCCACGGCGGGCATCCAGTTCGTCGGCGTACCGGAGTTCACCGACCTGGGCACCAAGGTCGCGCAGGAGATCAGCGCCGCCATCGCGGGCCGCCAGTCGGTGGACGCCGCACTCGCCACCTCCCAGAAGCTGGCCGAGAAGGTCGCGGAGGAGTACCGATGA
- a CDS encoding discoidin domain-containing protein — MSVALVRPSRPPVAALHRWRAIGFALVTALVAALLGVAQAAPAQAAPVLLSQGSPTTASSTEGPFTAANAVDGDPGTRWSSAFSDPQWIRIDLGSPAALSRVELAWEAAYAKSYRIEVSTNGTTWTNAYSTTAGQGGNETLTVSGEARYVRLTGTQRATGYGYSLWEFKVFGTRDGGGGPQIPGGGDLGPNVHVFDPSTPNIQGKVDEIFRQQESAQFGNGRHALLFKPGTYNNINAQIGFYTQIAGLGLNPNATTFNGDVTVDAGWFNGNATQNFWRSAENLTLNPVNGTNRWAVSQAAPFRRMHVKGGLNLAPDGYGWASGGYIADSKIDGTVGPYSQQQWYTRDSSVGGWTNAVWNMTFSGVQGAPATSYPNPPYTTLDTTPVSREKPFLYLDGNEYKVFVPAKRVNARGVSWEGGNQQGESIPLNRFYVVKQGATAATINAALAQGLNLLFTPGVYHIDQTINVNRANTVVLGLGLATIIPDNGVTAMKVADVDGVKLAGFLIDAGRVNSPTLLEVGPPGSSANHSVNPTTLQDVFIRIGGAGPGKATTSLVVNSNHTIIDHTWLWRADHGEGWGWETNRADYGLRVNGADVLATGLFVEHFNKYDVEWFGERGRTIFFQNEKAYDAPNQAAIQNGSTKGYAAYRVDDSVNQHEGWGLGSYCYYNVDPTIIQEHGFKAPVKPGVKFHNLLVVSLGGNGQYQHVINNIGSPTSGTSTIPSTVVNFP; from the coding sequence ATGTCTGTTGCCCTCGTCAGACCCTCGCGGCCCCCGGTGGCCGCACTCCACCGATGGCGCGCGATCGGCTTCGCGCTGGTGACCGCCCTGGTCGCGGCCCTGCTCGGGGTGGCCCAGGCCGCCCCGGCACAGGCCGCGCCCGTCCTGCTCTCCCAGGGCAGCCCGACGACCGCCTCCAGCACCGAGGGCCCCTTCACCGCCGCCAACGCCGTGGACGGCGACCCCGGCACCCGCTGGTCCAGCGCGTTCTCCGACCCGCAGTGGATACGGATCGACCTCGGCTCCCCGGCCGCCCTCAGCCGGGTGGAGCTCGCCTGGGAGGCCGCGTACGCGAAGAGCTACCGCATCGAAGTCTCCACCAACGGCACCACCTGGACGAACGCGTACAGCACCACGGCGGGCCAGGGCGGCAACGAGACGCTCACCGTCTCGGGCGAGGCCCGCTACGTACGCCTGACCGGAACCCAGCGCGCCACCGGATACGGCTACTCCCTCTGGGAGTTCAAGGTCTTCGGTACGCGGGACGGGGGCGGCGGCCCGCAGATTCCCGGCGGCGGTGACCTCGGCCCGAACGTCCATGTCTTCGACCCCTCGACGCCGAACATCCAGGGCAAGGTCGACGAGATCTTCCGGCAGCAGGAGTCCGCGCAGTTCGGCAACGGCCGGCACGCGCTGCTCTTCAAGCCCGGTACGTACAACAACATCAACGCGCAGATCGGGTTCTACACCCAGATCGCCGGTCTCGGCCTCAACCCCAACGCCACCACGTTCAACGGTGATGTGACCGTGGACGCGGGCTGGTTCAACGGGAACGCCACCCAGAACTTCTGGCGTTCGGCGGAGAACCTCACCCTCAACCCGGTCAACGGCACCAACCGCTGGGCCGTCTCCCAGGCCGCGCCCTTCCGCCGGATGCACGTCAAGGGCGGACTCAACCTGGCGCCCGACGGATACGGCTGGGCCAGCGGCGGCTACATCGCGGACAGCAAGATCGACGGCACCGTGGGCCCGTACTCCCAGCAGCAGTGGTACACCCGCGACAGCTCGGTCGGCGGCTGGACCAACGCCGTCTGGAACATGACCTTCTCCGGTGTCCAGGGCGCGCCCGCGACGAGCTACCCGAACCCGCCGTACACCACGCTGGACACCACACCGGTCTCGCGCGAGAAGCCGTTCCTCTACCTCGACGGCAACGAGTACAAGGTGTTCGTCCCGGCGAAGCGCGTCAACGCGCGCGGCGTCTCCTGGGAGGGCGGGAACCAGCAGGGTGAGTCCATCCCGCTGAACCGCTTCTACGTCGTCAAGCAGGGCGCCACCGCGGCGACGATCAACGCGGCGCTCGCCCAGGGACTCAACCTGCTGTTCACGCCCGGTGTTTACCACATCGACCAGACCATCAACGTGAACCGCGCCAACACCGTCGTCCTCGGTCTCGGCCTCGCCACGATCATCCCGGACAACGGGGTGACCGCGATGAAGGTCGCCGATGTCGACGGGGTGAAGCTGGCCGGCTTCCTCATCGACGCCGGCCGGGTCAACTCGCCGACCCTCCTGGAGGTCGGCCCGCCCGGCTCCTCCGCCAACCACTCGGTCAACCCCACCACCCTCCAGGACGTGTTCATCCGCATCGGTGGCGCGGGTCCCGGCAAGGCGACCACCAGCCTGGTCGTCAACAGCAACCACACGATCATCGACCACACCTGGCTCTGGCGCGCCGACCACGGCGAGGGCTGGGGCTGGGAGACCAACCGCGCCGACTACGGCCTCCGCGTCAACGGCGCCGACGTCCTGGCCACCGGACTCTTCGTCGAACACTTCAACAAGTACGACGTGGAGTGGTTCGGCGAGCGCGGCCGGACGATCTTCTTCCAGAACGAGAAGGCGTACGACGCCCCCAACCAGGCGGCCATCCAGAACGGCAGCACCAAGGGGTACGCGGCCTACCGGGTCGACGACTCGGTGAACCAGCACGAGGGCTGGGGGCTGGGCAGCTACTGCTACTACAACGTCGACCCGACGATCATCCAGGAACACGGCTTCAAGGCACCGGTCAAGCCGGGCGTGAAGTTCCACAACCTGCTGGTCGTCTCGCTGGGCGGCAACGGGCAGTACCAGCACGTGATCAACAACATCGGCTCCCCGACCTCGGGAACGTCGACGATCCCTTCGACGGTCGTCAACTTCCCCTGA
- a CDS encoding discoidin domain-containing protein, giving the protein MNARGTPRLRGALAVMAAVALLFTLSVALAPERAAAAAVLVSQGKPATASSTEGPFTAANAVDGDPGTRWSSAFSDDQWIRIDLGTSTAVGQVVLNWEAAYAKGYRIQLSADGQQWTTIHSTTTGTGGVETLTVSGTGRYIRLLGTERATPWGYSLHEFQVYTTTGGNEPGGDVLLSYGKPGSASTSQHDGTCWECGPDKAFDRDPASRWATSPEGGWTDPGWIAVDLGARAEIHKVVLQWDPAYARAYRIEVSDNGTDWRTIHQTTTGTGFKETLNVTGTGRHVRLYATQRSGQYGYSLWEFQVWGTGGAPIPAPPLPADPTYDRLVFSDEFNGPAGAAPDPAKWVPETGTGPNNELEFYTNNKNAAQDGNGNLVLEARREPTPGSACPPDPLSGSTTCQYTSARLNTYGKFQFTYGRVEARIKVSGTQGLWPAFWMLGADYFDKGRPWPYTGEIDIMEHVGKEPKTAYSTLHAPAYNGAAGYGGPHTLPGGADYADDFHTFAVDWNSTGMTFRVDGQVSFRVDREELERTRGPWVFDHDFFLILNNAVGGDWPGPPDTTTRFPQKLSVDYIKVWQ; this is encoded by the coding sequence ATGAATGCCCGTGGAACACCACGGCTTCGAGGCGCCCTGGCTGTCATGGCCGCGGTGGCCCTCCTGTTCACCCTCTCGGTGGCGCTCGCCCCGGAACGGGCCGCCGCCGCGGCCGTCCTCGTCTCCCAGGGAAAGCCGGCCACCGCCTCCAGCACCGAAGGCCCCTTCACCGCCGCCAACGCCGTGGACGGCGACCCCGGCACCCGCTGGTCCAGCGCGTTCAGCGACGACCAGTGGATCCGTATCGACCTCGGTACGAGCACAGCGGTCGGCCAGGTCGTGCTCAACTGGGAGGCCGCGTACGCCAAGGGCTACCGGATCCAGCTCTCCGCCGACGGGCAGCAGTGGACGACGATCCACTCCACCACCACCGGCACCGGCGGCGTCGAGACCCTCACCGTCTCGGGGACCGGCCGCTACATCCGGCTGCTCGGCACCGAGCGCGCCACCCCCTGGGGCTACTCCCTCCACGAGTTCCAGGTCTACACGACCACCGGCGGCAACGAACCCGGCGGCGACGTCCTCCTCTCGTACGGCAAGCCCGGCTCCGCCTCCACCTCCCAGCATGACGGCACCTGCTGGGAGTGCGGCCCCGACAAGGCCTTCGACCGCGACCCCGCGAGCCGCTGGGCCACCAGTCCCGAGGGCGGCTGGACCGACCCCGGCTGGATCGCCGTCGACCTCGGCGCCCGCGCCGAGATCCACAAGGTGGTCCTCCAGTGGGACCCGGCCTACGCCCGCGCCTACCGGATCGAGGTCTCCGACAACGGAACCGACTGGCGGACGATCCACCAGACCACCACCGGCACCGGTTTCAAGGAGACCCTGAACGTCACCGGCACCGGCCGGCACGTACGTCTGTACGCCACCCAGCGCAGCGGCCAATACGGCTACTCGCTCTGGGAGTTCCAGGTCTGGGGCACCGGCGGAGCACCGATCCCCGCTCCGCCGCTGCCCGCCGACCCCACGTACGACCGGCTGGTCTTCAGCGACGAGTTCAACGGCCCCGCCGGCGCCGCACCCGACCCCGCCAAGTGGGTCCCGGAGACCGGAACCGGCCCCAACAACGAGCTGGAGTTCTACACGAACAACAAGAACGCCGCCCAGGACGGCAACGGCAACCTCGTCCTGGAGGCCCGCCGCGAGCCCACCCCGGGCTCGGCCTGCCCGCCCGATCCGCTGAGCGGGAGCACCACCTGCCAGTACACCTCGGCGCGGCTCAACACCTACGGCAAGTTCCAGTTCACCTACGGCCGGGTCGAGGCGCGCATCAAGGTCTCCGGCACGCAGGGGCTCTGGCCCGCCTTCTGGATGCTGGGCGCGGACTACTTCGACAAGGGGCGCCCGTGGCCCTACACCGGTGAGATCGACATCATGGAGCACGTCGGCAAGGAGCCGAAGACCGCCTACTCCACCCTGCACGCCCCCGCCTACAACGGCGCGGCGGGCTACGGAGGCCCCCACACCCTGCCCGGGGGCGCGGACTACGCCGACGACTTCCACACCTTCGCCGTGGACTGGAACAGCACGGGCATGACCTTCCGGGTCGACGGCCAGGTGTCGTTCCGGGTCGACAGGGAGGAGCTGGAGCGCACCCGCGGACCGTGGGTGTTCGACCACGACTTCTTCCTGATCCTGAACAACGCGGTCGGCGGCGACTGGCCCGGCCCGCCGGACACCACCACCCGCTTCCCGCAGAAGCTGAGCGTCGACTACATCAAGGTCTGGCAGTAG
- a CDS encoding sugar ABC transporter permease encodes MTTTTAVRPTPPRPGPPSKRPTGSRAKAWATRAPLLPALVFLIVVTQLPFVATLVISFFDWNSLKPDQRHFTGFANYGSVFTDPALRESVLTTVLLTATVVIASVVLGLAFALLLDRTFFGRGFVRTLLITPFLIVPVSAALLWKHALYNPEYGLFNGVLTWFGNLFGIESIAQPEWTSEMPLMAVAAALVWQWTPFMMLILLAGLQSRPAEMMEAARLDGAGPWQMFRFLTLPHLRRYLELGVLLGSVYIVQNFDAVFTITAGGLGTANLPYTVYETFYRAHEYGLASAVGVVVVIGTVIIATFALRVVSSLFREEASRA; translated from the coding sequence ATGACCACCACCACCGCCGTACGGCCGACCCCACCCCGGCCCGGCCCGCCCTCCAAGCGCCCCACGGGCAGCAGGGCGAAGGCCTGGGCGACCCGCGCGCCGCTTCTGCCCGCACTCGTCTTCCTGATCGTGGTCACCCAACTGCCCTTCGTGGCCACGCTGGTGATCTCCTTCTTCGACTGGAACTCGCTCAAGCCCGACCAGCGCCACTTCACCGGCTTCGCCAACTACGGCTCCGTCTTCACCGACCCCGCCCTGCGGGAATCGGTCCTGACCACCGTCCTGCTCACCGCCACCGTGGTGATCGCCAGCGTCGTCCTCGGCCTCGCCTTCGCCCTGCTCCTGGACCGCACCTTCTTCGGCCGGGGCTTCGTCCGCACCCTGCTCATCACCCCATTCCTGATCGTGCCGGTCTCGGCGGCGCTGCTGTGGAAACACGCCCTCTACAACCCCGAATACGGCCTGTTCAACGGTGTGTTGACGTGGTTCGGGAACCTGTTCGGCATCGAGTCGATCGCCCAGCCGGAGTGGACCTCCGAGATGCCGCTGATGGCGGTCGCCGCGGCCCTCGTCTGGCAGTGGACCCCGTTCATGATGCTGATCCTGCTGGCCGGACTCCAGAGCCGCCCCGCCGAGATGATGGAGGCCGCCCGCCTCGACGGCGCGGGCCCCTGGCAGATGTTCCGCTTCCTGACCCTGCCCCATCTGCGCCGCTACCTCGAACTCGGCGTCCTGCTGGGCTCGGTGTACATCGTGCAGAACTTCGACGCCGTGTTCACCATCACCGCGGGCGGCCTCGGCACCGCCAACCTCCCGTACACCGTCTACGAGACCTTCTACCGGGCGCATGAGTACGGGCTGGCGTCCGCCGTGGGCGTGGTCGTGGTGATCGGCACCGTGATCATCGCGACCTTCGCGCTCCGGGTGGTCTCCTCCCTCTTCCGTGAGGAGGCGAGCCGCGCATGA
- a CDS encoding carbohydrate ABC transporter permease yields MSASTAAPNRTRATAKAPAPTAGARRRTTFVGLAAWAVGIVFCLPALWMVLTSFHSEADAATNPPSLAASLTFDGYRTFFGGDGGPTPWPPLVNSLTASLFSTLLVLLLALPAAYALSIRRVRKWTDVMFFFLSTKMLPVVAGLLPIYLFARNTGLLDNIWLLVLLYTSMNLPIAVWMMQSFLADVPVSIIEAAQVDGAKLPTVLGRVVAPVAAPGIAATALICFIFSWNELLFARVLTGVVAGTAPVHLTTFVTSQGLFLAQLCAASVVVSLPVLIAGYAAQDKLVQGLSLGAVK; encoded by the coding sequence ATGAGCGCCTCGACCGCAGCACCGAACCGCACCCGCGCCACCGCGAAGGCCCCCGCACCGACGGCCGGCGCCCGCAGGCGCACCACTTTCGTCGGCCTGGCCGCCTGGGCCGTCGGCATCGTCTTCTGCCTGCCCGCCCTGTGGATGGTGCTGACCTCCTTCCACTCGGAGGCCGACGCGGCGACCAACCCGCCGTCCCTGGCCGCCTCGCTGACCTTCGACGGCTACCGGACCTTCTTCGGCGGCGACGGCGGACCGACCCCCTGGCCCCCGCTGGTCAACTCCCTCACGGCGTCGCTGTTCTCGACGCTCCTGGTGCTCCTGCTGGCGCTGCCCGCCGCGTACGCGCTCTCCATCCGCCGGGTGCGCAAGTGGACCGACGTGATGTTCTTCTTCCTCTCCACCAAGATGCTGCCGGTGGTCGCCGGGCTGCTGCCGATCTACCTGTTCGCCAGGAACACCGGGCTGCTGGACAACATCTGGCTGCTCGTCCTGCTCTACACCTCGATGAACCTGCCGATCGCGGTGTGGATGATGCAGTCCTTCCTCGCCGACGTCCCCGTCTCCATCATCGAGGCCGCCCAGGTCGACGGGGCGAAGCTGCCCACCGTGCTGGGCCGGGTCGTCGCCCCGGTCGCCGCCCCCGGCATCGCCGCCACGGCCCTGATCTGCTTCATCTTCAGCTGGAACGAGCTGTTGTTCGCCCGGGTGCTGACCGGCGTCGTCGCCGGGACCGCACCCGTCCACCTGACCACCTTCGTCACCAGCCAGGGCCTCTTCCTCGCCCAGCTGTGCGCGGCGTCGGTGGTCGTGTCCCTGCCGGTGCTCATCGCCGGCTACGCCGCCCAGGACAAACTCGTCCAGGGCCTTTCCTTGGGAGCAGTCAAATGA
- a CDS encoding dienelactone hydrolase family protein, with protein MTTITTRTVAYPADGLTMAGHLALPAGAGRRPAVLLGPEGVGLSDVERRRADALAELGYVALAFDLHGGRYLGDPEEMLARCLPLLADPDRMRGIGHAALDVLRTEPRTDPDRIAAVGYGTGGAVGLELGRDGVSLRAIGTVNATTTGRPGEAARIRCPVWAGVGSEDPIMPPARRNAFTAEMQAAGVDWRLTVYGGALHAFHHPPVDHPVVPGVGHHPQHAQRAWRDVLDLLAECLPVTEDLGHDPGEQAGAGR; from the coding sequence ATGACGACGATCACGACGCGTACGGTCGCGTATCCGGCCGACGGTTTGACGATGGCCGGGCACCTCGCGCTCCCGGCCGGGGCCGGCCGTCGGCCCGCTGTGCTGCTCGGACCGGAAGGCGTGGGGCTCAGCGACGTCGAACGCCGCCGGGCCGACGCTCTCGCCGAGCTGGGCTATGTGGCGCTGGCCTTCGACCTTCACGGCGGGCGCTATCTGGGCGACCCCGAGGAGATGCTGGCCCGTTGCCTGCCGCTGCTCGCCGACCCCGACCGGATGCGGGGCATCGGCCATGCGGCACTCGATGTGTTGCGCACCGAACCACGGACCGACCCCGACCGGATCGCCGCCGTCGGCTACGGCACCGGGGGTGCCGTCGGGCTGGAGCTCGGCCGCGACGGCGTCAGCCTGCGCGCGATCGGGACGGTCAACGCGACCACCACGGGCCGGCCGGGCGAGGCGGCGCGCATCCGCTGCCCGGTGTGGGCCGGGGTCGGTTCGGAAGACCCGATCATGCCGCCCGCGCGACGGAACGCGTTCACCGCCGAGATGCAGGCCGCGGGCGTCGACTGGCGCCTCACGGTCTACGGCGGCGCCTTGCACGCCTTCCACCACCCGCCGGTCGACCACCCCGTGGTCCCCGGCGTCGGCCACCACCCGCAGCACGCGCAGCGAGCCTGGCGCGATGTCCTCGACCTGCTCGCCGAGTGCCTGCCGGTGACGGAGGACCTGGGGCATGACCCGGGTGAGCAGGCCGGCGCCGGGCGCTGA
- a CDS encoding zinc-dependent alcohol dehydrogenase family protein produces the protein MRAAIVEAPGKVSVTTVEDPTPGRRDVVVKVASCGLCGTDLHILQGEFAPTLPIVPGHEFAGEIVAVGSDVTELAVGDKVAVDPSLHCHECRYCRSGRGNLCDNWAAIGVTVPGGAAEFAVAPVANCVKLPEHIDVRDAALIEPLSCAVRGYDVLNGNLGAEVLIYGSGTMGLMMLELAKRTGAASVEVLDVNPQRLQTATLLGCTGAASRAEEFDRPGGWDVVIDATGNAGAIQDGLGRVAKGGTFLQFGVADYATTAVIEPYLIYNREITITGSMAVLHSYERAAALFASGVLDPAVFISDRLPLEQYPEAIDQFKAGVGRKIVVQP, from the coding sequence ATGAGGGCAGCCATCGTCGAGGCCCCCGGCAAGGTGTCCGTGACCACGGTCGAGGACCCCACGCCAGGCCGGCGGGACGTGGTCGTGAAGGTGGCGTCCTGCGGTCTCTGCGGCACCGATCTCCACATCCTCCAGGGCGAGTTCGCCCCCACCCTGCCCATCGTCCCCGGCCATGAGTTCGCCGGAGAGATCGTCGCCGTCGGCAGCGACGTCACCGAGCTGGCCGTCGGCGACAAGGTGGCCGTCGACCCCTCGCTGCACTGCCACGAGTGCCGCTACTGCCGCTCGGGCCGGGGCAACCTCTGCGACAACTGGGCCGCCATCGGCGTCACCGTCCCCGGCGGTGCGGCCGAGTTCGCCGTCGCCCCGGTCGCCAACTGCGTCAAGCTGCCCGAGCACATCGACGTACGGGACGCGGCCCTGATCGAACCGCTCTCCTGCGCGGTGCGCGGGTACGACGTCCTCAACGGCAACCTGGGCGCGGAGGTGCTGATCTACGGCTCCGGGACGATGGGCCTGATGATGCTGGAGCTGGCCAAGCGCACGGGCGCCGCCTCGGTGGAGGTCCTGGACGTCAACCCCCAGCGCCTCCAGACCGCGACGCTCCTGGGCTGCACGGGGGCCGCCTCCCGCGCCGAGGAGTTCGACCGGCCCGGCGGCTGGGACGTGGTCATCGACGCCACCGGCAACGCCGGGGCCATCCAGGACGGCCTCGGCCGGGTCGCCAAGGGCGGCACCTTCCTCCAGTTCGGGGTGGCCGACTACGCCACGACCGCGGTCATCGAGCCGTACCTGATCTACAACCGGGAGATCACCATCACCGGTTCGATGGCGGTCCTGCACAGCTACGAGCGGGCCGCCGCGCTCTTCGCGAGCGGGGTGCTGGACCCGGCCGTCTTCATCAGCGACCGGCTGCCGCTGGAGCAGTACCCGGAGGCGATCGACCAGTTCAAGGCGGGGGTGGGGCGGAAGATCGTGGTGCAGCCGTAG
- a CDS encoding DeoR/GlpR family DNA-binding transcription regulator, whose translation MDTDERRRGILDTARRDGSVEVNALAALFKVAKETVRRDLHVLEEHGLVRRTHGGAYPVESAGFETTLAVRTTRNVPQKSRIAAAAADLLGDAETVFVDEGFTPQLVAEAFPRDRPLTVVTASLAVATVLADAEKISVLLLGGRVRGSTMATVDHWASKMLAGFVIDLAYVGANGISREYGLTTPDPAVAEVKAQAMRSSRRRVFAGIHSKFGAVSFCRFAGVGDFEAIVTDAGLSSAEAQRYSLMGPQVIRV comes from the coding sequence GTGGACACCGACGAACGCCGCAGAGGAATTCTCGACACCGCCCGGCGGGACGGGTCGGTCGAGGTGAACGCCCTGGCGGCGCTGTTCAAGGTGGCCAAGGAGACCGTCCGCCGCGATCTGCACGTACTGGAGGAGCACGGTCTCGTCCGCCGCACCCACGGCGGCGCCTACCCGGTGGAGTCGGCGGGCTTCGAGACCACGCTCGCGGTCCGCACCACCCGTAACGTCCCGCAGAAGTCGCGGATCGCGGCCGCCGCCGCGGACCTCCTCGGCGACGCGGAGACCGTCTTCGTCGACGAGGGCTTCACCCCCCAGCTCGTCGCCGAGGCGTTCCCCCGGGACCGGCCGCTGACCGTCGTCACGGCGTCCCTGGCCGTCGCCACCGTCCTCGCGGACGCCGAGAAGATCTCCGTCCTGCTGCTCGGCGGCCGGGTGCGCGGATCCACGATGGCCACCGTCGACCACTGGGCCTCCAAGATGCTCGCCGGCTTCGTCATCGACCTGGCGTACGTCGGTGCCAACGGCATCTCCCGCGAGTACGGCCTCACCACCCCCGACCCGGCCGTCGCCGAGGTCAAGGCCCAGGCCATGCGCAGCTCCCGGCGCCGCGTCTTCGCCGGGATCCACTCCAAGTTCGGCGCGGTGAGCTTCTGCCGCTTCGCCGGTGTCGGCGACTTCGAAGCGATCGTCACCGACGCCGGGCTCTCCTCGGCGGAGGCCCAGCGCTACTCCCTCATGGGCCCCCAGGTCATCCGCGTCTGA